From Microbacterium sp. CGR2:
GGTGGTGGGCGAGCGATGACGAACCGCAGGGTGGAATTCCGATACGACCCGGAGGTCGACGCGGCGTACATCCCACTCGCCGACGGCGTGATCGATCGCACGGTCGATCTCGAAGAGATGCCGCTGAAGCTTCCCGTCCTCGTCGACCTCGACAGCTCGGGCCGGATCGTCGGGATCGAGATCCTGCACGTGAGCTCGACGGTCGGGCCGGGCGAGTCGATCGGTCAGAG
This genomic window contains:
- a CDS encoding DUF2283 domain-containing protein, with product MTNRRVEFRYDPEVDAAYIPLADGVIDRTVDLEEMPLKLPVLVDLDSSGRIVGIEILHVSSTVGPGESIGQS